The Branchiostoma floridae strain S238N-H82 chromosome 8, Bfl_VNyyK, whole genome shotgun sequence genome has a segment encoding these proteins:
- the LOC118421238 gene encoding zinc finger protein 721-like, with protein sequence MPRKKLRHGGQFKAKNTPWNKGLKFEKDEGTRPTYLRPTEDDFALLEERDRQGNANICKRDVIREERRPMLLRPTRSKATCGQMAPYMEDGPGEDGDQVVGYRIWHAGLAVKACAKAQREHDSQEGVLCKELLVRASSSGEEMEDTFKEVTISRLGNGPNDTTAVKKEEGEDAEIACTETSEMGDPFRWEVVTSHLENGPNDTKQDTLDVKKEEVEDAEITFAEMSLASGTPNDRDAPSHPDVRALSGQIGEHGDKHTVDSTYVCEDCGYRTATLIGLSRHMRKHTGEKPYSNQSDFSTACRTSPNGHMRTHNGGKTYMCGKCGYRATKKSSLMQHMRKHTRGKPYKCDQCDYSAKYKRSLDHHKKYTTCSNKPYKCGDCGYMASQMSDLFRHVAIHTAETGPIDKEDHTTEMGNQKVEDADIAFAETSGADSTPNDRDTPSHPHTLVRASQMRNLEENSPYVCEECGYRTANKQHLSRHMKLHSGKKVSNYMCSECGYGPAAKSTLSIHMRTHTSERPYRCYQCNYSARSKSHLDKHIKTHTGEKPYMCGECGYRATQMSTLRNHMKKHTGEKPYKCDLCDYSAANKNSLYLHKIKHHGDKSYKYKDPYVCEECGYRVANKHYLSRHMKRHRGKNPFVCGQCGYRASVLSALSQHMMTHTGEKPYKCDHCDYSSASKSSLDVHTKTHTGEKPYMCGECGYRAAQLSTLRSHMRRHTGEKPYKCDLCDYSAAQKSSLYLHKAKHHGGYQSTQRSSLLQHLEEHSGENSCKRDPPKVSGSTKNDKIAHANEKPYMCGECGLRTTDGPSLSQHMKFHAGEKAYKCDQCEFTAARKRSLDLHLLEHEGQKPYICGQCGYRTTKKSALSKHLTIHTKPYKCDKCEYSAALKRSLNVHVAMKHTGEKPYACDLCDYSTAYEVYLKQHKFTHTGEKPYKCKQCDYSASWKSSLDDHMLKHTGEKPYMCGECGHRARRKRHLDEHMRIHTGKKPYKCDKCDFSTARRGCLYIHKLRHSSKKRFACDKCRFKTTAKAYLIKHMRTHSGDKPYKCELCDYSASRKDNLNQHVLVHTKEKPYKCDHCDYSTARKDSLTNHLAKHNDN encoded by the exons ATGCCACGTAAAAAGCTACGACATGGCGGCCAGTTCAAGGCCAAAAACACGCCATGGAACAAGGGATTGAAGTTTGAAAAGGACGAAGGTACACGTCCCACCTACTTACGACCTACAGAGGATGATTTCGCACTGCTTGAGGAGAGAGACAGGCAGGGTAATGCCAACATTTGCAAGAGAGATGTCATCCGGGAGGAGAGAAGGCCCATGCTGCTCCGTCCTACTCGTAGCAAGGCAACTTGTGGTCAGATGGCCCCCTACATGGAGGATGGTCCAGGAGAAGACGGGGATCAGGTGGTGGGATATAGGATCTGGCAtgcagggctagctgtcaagGCATGTGCGAAGGCACAGAGAGAGCATGACAGCCAAGAGGGTGTACTCTGTAAGGAGCTGCTGGTCAGGGCGTCTTCCAGTGGTGAAG AAATGGAAGACACTTTTAAGGAGGTGACCATCAGTCGTCTAGGAAACGGACCGAACGACACAACGGCTGTGAAGAAAGAGGAGGGAGAGGATGCGGAAATTGCATGCACGGAAACGAGTG AAATGGGAGACCCTTTTAGGTGGGAGGTTGTTACCAGTCATCTAGAAAACGGTCCAAACGACACGAAGCAAGACACACTAGATGTGAAGAAAGAGGAGGTCGAGGATGCGGAAATTACATTCGCGGAAATGAGTCTTGCGAGCGGCACCCCAAACGACAGGGATGCACCATCGCATCCAGATGTACGGGCCCTCTCGGGACAGATAGGTGAGCATGGAGACAAACACACCGTAGACTCAACCTACGTTTGCGAAGACTGTGGATATAGGACAGCTACATTGATTGgcctatcccgacatatgagaaagcatacaggtgaaaaaccctacagtaACCAGTCTGACTTTTCTACTGCTTGCAGAACCAGTCCAAACGGGCACATGCGTACGCACAATGGTGGTAAgacctacatgtgtgggaagtgCGGGTACAGGGCGACTAAGAAAAGTTCTCTAATgcaacatatgagaaaacacactAGAGGTAAACcatacaagtgcgaccagtgcgactattcagCTAAATACAAAAGAAGTTTGGATCATCACAAGAAGTACACCACCTGTAGtaacaaaccctacaagtgtggggatTGTGGTTACATGGCTTCGCAGATGTCTGATTTATTTCGACATGTGGCGATCCACACTGCAGAAACTGGACCGATCGACAAAGAGGACCACACAACAGAAATGGGGAACCAGAAGGTCGAGGATGCGGACATTGCATTCGCGGAAACGAGTGGTGCGGACAGTACCCCAAACGACAGAGATACGCCATCACACCCACATACACTGGTTCGTGCGAGTCAGATGCGCAACCTTGAAGAAAATAGTCCATACGTTTGcgaggagtgtggttacaggACAGCCAATAAGCAACACCTATCCCGACACATGAAGCTGCATAGTGGTAAAAAAGTCTCCAACTACATGTGTAGCGAGTGTGGGTACGGGCCGGCTGCAAAGTCCACActatccatacatatgagaacgcatACGAGTGAAAGACCCTACAGATGCTACCAGTGCAACTACTCTGCAAGGAGTAAATCTCATCTAGACAAGCACATCAAAAcgcacactggcgagaaaccctacatgtgtggggagtgcgggtacagggccACTCAAATGTCAACTCTACGTAATCATATGaaaaagcacactggtgagaaaccttacaaatgtgatcTGTGCGACTATTCAGCTGCAAATAAAAACAGTTTGTATCTTCACAAGATTAAACATCATGGTGACAAGTCCTACAAGTACAAGGACCCATACGTTTGCGAAGAGTGTGGTTACAGGGTAGCCAATAAGCATTacctatcccgacatatgaaaaGACATAGAGGTAAAAACCCATTCGTTTGTGGacagtgtgggtacagggcgtCTGTACTGTCCGCACTATCCCAACATATGATgacacatacaggtgaaaaaccctacaagtgtgaccattgcGACTATTCGTCAGCGAGTAAGTCTAGTCTAGACGTGCACACCAAAACgcacaccggcgaaaaaccctacatgtgtggggagtgcgggtacagggccGCTCAACTATCAACTCTTCGTTCACACATGAGAAggcacacaggtgagaaaccttacaaatgtgacctgtgCGACTATTCAGCTGCTCAGAAAAGCAGTTTATATCTTCACAAAGCCAAACACCATGGTGGATACCAGTCGACTCAGAGATCGTCTCTTCTTCAGCATTTAGAAGAGCATAGTGGTGAAAACTCCTGCAAGCGTGATCCGCCCAAGGTTTCTGGTTCAACTAAAAACGACAAGATTGCACACGCCAATGAGAAGCCATACATGTGCGGAGAGTGCGGATTGAGGACAACTGACGGACCGTCCCTATCCCAACACATGAAATTCCATGCTGGAGAAAAagcctacaagtgtgaccagtgcgagtTTACAGCTGCACGGAAAAGAAGTTTAGACCTTCATTTGCTCGAACACGAAGGTCAGAAGCCCTACATTTGTGGGcaatgcgggtacaggacaactaAGAAGTCTGCACTATCCAAACATTTGACAATCCACACAAAGCCTTACAAGTGCGATAAATGTGAGTATTCTGCAGCACTGAAACGGAGTTTAAACGTACACGTCGCAATGaaacacacgggtgagaaaccttacGCTTGCGACTTGTGTGACTACTCGACAGCATACGAAGTGTATCTGAAACAGCACAAGTTCACGCATACCGGAGAGAAGCCATACAAGTGTAagcaatgtgactattctgcttcatGGAAAAGCAGTTTAGACGATCACATGCtcaaacacaccggtgaaaagccctacatgtgtggcgaATGCGGGCACAGGGCACGTAGAAAGCGTCACCTTGACGAACATATGAGAATTCACACGGgtaaaaaaccctacaaatgtgacaaatgtGATTTTTCTACAGCTCGAAGAGGCTGTCTGTACATCCACAAACTCAGACACTCGAGCAAGAAACGCTTCGCCTGTGACAAGTGCAGATTCAAGACAACCGCAAAGGCTTACCTAATAAAACACATGAGGACACATAGTGGTGACAAGCCATACAAGTGTGAACTCTGCGACTATTCAGCTTCAAGGAAGGACAATCTGAACCAACACGTTCTTGTGCACACCaaggagaaaccctacaaatgtgaccactgcgactattctactgcacggAAGGACAGTTTAACCAACCATTTGGCTAAACACAATGACAATTAA
- the LOC118421249 gene encoding zeta-crystallin-like isoform X2, producing the protein MSASVRAAARAMRAVVVREFGGPEVLKVEEVAVPQAEGKQVLIKVSAVGVNPVETYIRSGTHNIKPPLPWTPGCDVAGVVEEVGKEATKFQKGDRVFTRGSVTGAYAEFTVAEEDTTFRLADRLSFQQGAAIGVPYMTAYRALFHRTHGKPGETVLVHGASGGVGLAAVQLAKAHGMVVMGTAGSSEGMELVKKNGAAHVFNHREEGYMDKIMAATAGVGVDLIIEMLANVNLEKDLELLARHGRVGVVGNRGPTQINARAAMTKETSIIGVMLYHMDATELGETVAALYAGFTQGTLNPVVGREYSLEQAPEAHKDIIETKSAMGKVVLTV; encoded by the exons ATGTCTGCTTCTGTGCGGGCTGCAGCTCGAGCCATGCGGGCCGTCGTTGTGAGGGAGTTCGGCGGGCCGGAGGTTCTCAAGGTCGAAGAGGTCGCCGTTCCACAGGCTGAAGGCAAACAG GTTTTGATCAAAGTCTCTGCCGTCGGAGTGAACCCAGTGGAAACCTACATCCGGAGTGGCACACACAACATCAAGCCACCCCTGCCCTGGACCCCCGGCTGTGATGTTGCTGGGGTGGTGGAGGAGGTTGGCAAGGAGGCTACCAAGTTTCAG AAAGGAGACCGTGTGTTCACCAGAGGCAGCGTGACAGGAGCCTATGCTGAGTTCACCGTGGCGGAAGAGGACACGACCTTCAGGCTGGCGGATCGGCTGTCGTTCCAGCAGGGCGCCGCCATCGGGGTGCCGTACATGACCGCGTACCGGGCGCTGTTTCACAG GACCCATGGCAAGCCTGGTGAGACTGTGCTGGTCCATGGGGCAAGTGGAGGG GTCGGCTTGGCTGCTGTTCAGCTGGCAAAGGCTCATGGGATGGTTGTCATGGGAACGGCAGGCAGCAGTGAGGGGATGGAGCTTGTGAAGAAGAACGGAGCGGCGCATGTCTTCAACCATAGGGAGGAGGGGTACATGGACAAGATCATG GCAGCCACAGCAGGAGTAGGGGTGGACTTAATTATTGAGATGCTGGCAAACGTGAACCTGGAGAAAGATTTGGAGTTGCTGGCCAGGCACGGGCGGGTGGGG GTTGTAGGCAATAGGGGACCGACCCAGATCAACGCTCGTGCAGCCATGACCAAAGAAACCTCCATCATAGGCGTAATGCTGTACCATATGGATGCG ACGGAACTCGGTGAGACAGTGGCAGCCCTGTACGCAGGCTTCACCCAGGGCACCCTGAACCCTGTTGTGGGGAGGGAgtatagcctggaacaggctcCTGAGGCCCATAAGGACATCATAGAGACTAAGTCTGCCATGGGCAAAGTTGTGCTCACCGTATAA
- the LOC118421239 gene encoding zinc finger protein 431-like, giving the protein MSLRLRKRKHAKERALSCDTCGSSTTCQYHLDKQRVYKPYRCDACGYRARTLSTLSKHMRKHRGKKRHTCGECGYRASDPYSLTRHMRKHTGERPYKCAQCDSAFTQRAHLEDHMITHSGEKPHRCGHCNFKSAWKGALKRHMRRQHAGGRQGSIDAERPHKCNQCDHTATKKRHVHSHMITPAVVKRYLCGQCDFKTTWKRALTRHIIRQHPDSTNETNTNDDNTTSEKSQQSKKMKIFSPETSSPQMEKPRGGFVSGKWSAAQTENQRNDGESESRIEESQLEGEDRILCEETEDVKDKETSSTGHAQTTERSKGTFKPYGCEECGYRAATRYKLSEHMLKHSSDKCHKCEKCDYKTQYKSALSRHVKTHIGEKPYKCDQCDYSTTRKGRLDKHMIQHTGEKPYTCKECGYKTAMKNNFSRHLNIHLEEKPYKCDECEFKTTDKYSFSAHMRLHTGEKPYKCHKCDYAATRRGPLRRHVIKHHGDERYKCEECGHQATDTFHLSKHRRTHTGERPYKCDQCDYSAAERSNLKQHMYIHTGEKRYSCDKCGYKTTFHSALNRHKRTHTGEKPYKCDHCDYSTERKTRLEIHMATKHTGERTYTCDLCQYVTTQESRLSRHVKSHTGEKPFICDLCNFATVTKKMLRKHMFSHGLKPLMCERCGYRTAYNEELTVHMRTHTGERPFKCDQCDYSAVRKSFLKRHMLKHTGEKPYMCEKCGHRARTSTELCVHMRTHTGERPHKCDRCDARFAKRAHLREHMFTHTGEKPYKCGKCDHTTAYKSALSRHTKAHAVETSRISRRTEQAAVEKPFKCDQCNYSADQERALYQHAFIHTDEKPYNCEECDLSTAHFSALSRHMKRKHGRVPEKIPVERRFKCDQCDYSADDKSQLSLHAAKHSDDKPYKCEKCDVTTAYKSTLLRHMRHKHADE; this is encoded by the coding sequence ATGTCATTACGATTACGAAAGAGAAAGCATGCAAAGGAAAGGGCACTTAGCTGTGACACGTGCGGCTCATCTACTACATGCCAGTACCACTTAGATAAACAAAGGGTCTacaaaccctacaggtgtgatgCGTGCGGATACAGAGCAAGAACCTTGTCAACTCTGTCCAAGCATATGCGAAAACACCGAGGTAAAAAACGCCACACGTGTggtgagtgcggatacagggccTCCGATCCCTACTCCCTGACCAGACACATGAGGAAGCATACCGGCGAAAGGCCCTACAAATGCGCCCAGTGTGACTCGGCTTTCACACAAAGAGCACATCTAGAGGACCACATGATCACACACTCCGGTGAAAAGCCGCACCGATGTGGACATTGCAACTTCAAGTCAGCTTGGAAAGGTGCTCTAAAACGACACATGAGAAGGCAGCATGCTGGCGGAAGACAAGGATCGATCGACGCCGAAAGGCCCCACAAATGCAACCAGTGCGACCATACTGCTACCAAGAAAAGAcacgtgcacagccacatgattaCGCCCGCAGTTGTGAAACGGTACCTGTGCGGTCAGTGTGACTTCAAGACTACTTGGAAGCGGGCTCTAACCCGACATATCATAAGGCAACACCCCGACTCTACAAACGAGACAAACACCAATGACGACAACACAACAAGTGAGAAAAGCCAGCAGagcaagaaaatgaaaatattctccCCTGAAACCTCCAGCCCCCAAATGGAAAAGCCCCGCGGTGGTTTTGTATCTGGAAAGTGGTCTGCAGCACAAACTGAGAACCAGAGAAACGATGGAGAGTCCGAGAGCCGGATAGAAGAAAGTCAGCTGGAGGGGGAAGATAGAATTCTGTGCGAAGAAACTGAAGATGTGAAAGACAAAGAAACGTCATCAACTGGACATGCGCAAACGACCGAACGATCTAAAGGTACATTTAAGCCCTACGGTTGTGAGGAGTGTGGCTACAGAGCGGCTACAAGGTATAAACTGTCAGAACATATGTTGAAACACAGCAGTGACAAATGtcacaaatgtgaaaaatgcGACTACAAGACGCAGTATAAGTCTGCCCTTAGTCGACATGTAAAAACACACataggtgagaaaccttacaaatgtgatcagtgcgactattctactaCACGGAAAGGGCGTTTAGACAAGCACATGATccaacacacaggtgagaaaccctacacttGCAAGGAATGCGGATACAAGACAGCCATGAAGAATAACTTTTCCAGGCACTTGAACATACATTTGgaagagaaaccctacaagtgtgacgagTGTGAGTTTAAAACGACTGACAAGTATTCCTTCTCGGCCCACATGAGGCTACACACcggggagaaaccgtacaagtgccACAAGTGTGACTACGCCGCAACGCGTAGGGGCCCTTTACGCAGGCACGTAATCAAACACCACGGCGACGAACGATACAAGTGTGAAGAATGCGGACACCAAGCGACTGATACGTTTCACCTATCCAAACACAGAAGAACACATACTGGTGAaagaccctacaaatgtgaccagtgcgactattctgctgcagagaGAAGCAATTTAAAGcaacacatgtatatacataccgGCGAGAAACGCTACAGTTGTGACAAATGCGGATACAAGACGACATTTCACTCTGCGCTCaaccggcacaagagaacacacaccggtgagaaaccttacaaatgtgaccattgCGATTATTCTACCGAACGGAAAACGCGTCTAGAAATACACATGGCCAccaaacacactggagagagaACCTACACGTGTGACTTATGTCAGTACGTGACAACCCAAGAGAGTCGCCTATCACGACATGTGAAAagtcacacaggtgaaaaaccatTCATATGCGATCTTTGCAACTTCGCTActgtgacaaaaaaaatgttgagaaaacacatgttctcGCACGGTTTGAAGCCCTTGATGTGTGAGAGATGTGGCTACAGGACGGCGTATAATGAAGAACTAACTGTACACATGAGGACACACACAGGCGAGAGGCCtttcaaatgtgaccagtgtgactattctgccgtACGGAAGAGCTTTCTGAAACGACACATGCTCAAgcacaccggagagaaaccctacatgtgtgaaaaaTGCGGACACAGAGCCAGAACGAGCACTGAGCTGTGCGTCCATATGAGAACGCATACAGGTGAACGACCACACAAATGTGACCGTTGTGACGCCAGGTTTGCCAAGAGAGCGCATTTAAGGGAACACATGTTCacccacaccggtgagaagccctacaagtgtgggaaGTGTGATCACACAACGGCGTACAAGTCTGCCCTGTCCCGGCACACGAAAGCTCATGCAGTGGAGACGTCTCGGATCTCCCGGCGAACGGAACAAGCTGCGGtcgaaaaacccttcaagtgtgaccagtgcaactattcAGCAGACCAAGAGCGCGCCTTGTATCAGCACGCGTTTATACACAccgatgagaaaccctacaactGCGAGGAATGTGACCTCAGCACAGCTCATTTTTCTGCGCTATCTCGACACATGAAACGCAAACATGGAAGAGTACCAGAAAAAATTCCAGTTGAAAGACGattcaaatgtgaccagtgtgactattccgccgATGACAAAAGCCAACTATCCTTACACGCGGCCAAACACTCCgatgataaaccctacaagtgcgagaaatgtgacgtcacgacagcttATAAGTCTACACTGTTACGGCACATGAGACATAAACATGCTGACGAATAG
- the LOC118421249 gene encoding quinone oxidoreductase-like isoform X1: MSASVRAAARAMRAVVVREFGGPEVLKVEEVAVPQAEGKQVLIKVSAVGVNPVETYIRSGTHNIKPPLPWTPGCDVAGVVEEVGKEATKFQKGDRVFTRGSVTGAYAEFTVAEEDTTFRLADRLSFQQGAAIGVPYMTAYRALFHRTHGKPGETVLVHGASGGVGLAAVQLAKAHGMVVMGTAGSSEGMELVKKNGAAHVFNHREEGYMDKIMAATAGVGVDLIIEMLANVNLEKDLELLARHGRVGVVGSRGRIEIDPRLFMTKECWVIGVGRDTEVVGNRGPTQINARAAMTKETSIIGVMLYHMDAVYYALLTSILS, translated from the exons ATGTCTGCTTCTGTGCGGGCTGCAGCTCGAGCCATGCGGGCCGTCGTTGTGAGGGAGTTCGGCGGGCCGGAGGTTCTCAAGGTCGAAGAGGTCGCCGTTCCACAGGCTGAAGGCAAACAG GTTTTGATCAAAGTCTCTGCCGTCGGAGTGAACCCAGTGGAAACCTACATCCGGAGTGGCACACACAACATCAAGCCACCCCTGCCCTGGACCCCCGGCTGTGATGTTGCTGGGGTGGTGGAGGAGGTTGGCAAGGAGGCTACCAAGTTTCAG AAAGGAGACCGTGTGTTCACCAGAGGCAGCGTGACAGGAGCCTATGCTGAGTTCACCGTGGCGGAAGAGGACACGACCTTCAGGCTGGCGGATCGGCTGTCGTTCCAGCAGGGCGCCGCCATCGGGGTGCCGTACATGACCGCGTACCGGGCGCTGTTTCACAG GACCCATGGCAAGCCTGGTGAGACTGTGCTGGTCCATGGGGCAAGTGGAGGG GTCGGCTTGGCTGCTGTTCAGCTGGCAAAGGCTCATGGGATGGTTGTCATGGGAACGGCAGGCAGCAGTGAGGGGATGGAGCTTGTGAAGAAGAACGGAGCGGCGCATGTCTTCAACCATAGGGAGGAGGGGTACATGGACAAGATCATG GCAGCCACAGCAGGAGTAGGGGTGGACTTAATTATTGAGATGCTGGCAAACGTGAACCTGGAGAAAGATTTGGAGTTGCTGGCCAGGCACGGGCGGGTGGGG GTTGTCGGCTCTCGTGGCCGGATAGAAATTGACCCCCGCCTGTTCATGACCAAGGAATGCTGGGTAATTGGTGTCGGGAGGGACACGGAG GTTGTAGGCAATAGGGGACCGACCCAGATCAACGCTCGTGCAGCCATGACCAAAGAAACCTCCATCATAGGCGTAATGCTGTACCATATGGATGCGGTATATTATGCTTTGCTTACTAGTATCTtaagctaa
- the LOC118421894 gene encoding zinc finger protein 135-like, with protein MDEESCGNSPENLPVEQSGNEATTEETLLDEDREICSEDFILEKDKLKPTGDKPFRCDQCDYSARCKSHLDEHLYTHSGEKPYQCSHCDHRTAYKSALARHMRRKHAGEKVLNHSTSETGDKEDRTTTMEEQRDKETPYQETCAENFTLEMEKPRNADGKPYKCPHYRATYGPSTYQAIQKKEKHHRRRDCGCGNGAEQGKKDILGGNMQ; from the exons ATGGATGAGGAAAGCTGTGGCAATTCCCCGGAAAACCTGCCTGTCGAACAATCTGGAAACGAGGCGACAACTGAGGAAACATTGCTAGATGAAGACAGGGAAATTTGCAGTGAAGACTTCATACTTGAGAAGGATAAGTTAAAACCTACAGGTGACAAACCCTTcaggtgtgaccagtgcgactattctgccaGATGTAAAAGTCATTTAGACGAGCACCTCTATACGCActccggtgagaaaccttaccaGTGTAGCCATTGCGACCACAGAACAGCTTATAAATCTGCTCTAGCTCGACATATGAGAAGGAAACATGCTGGCGAAAAAGTTCTCAATCATTCTACAAGCGAAACAGGAGACAAAGAGGACAGGACAACAACTATGGAAGAGCAAAGGGACAAGGAAACACCCTATCAGGAAACCTGTGCTGAAAACTTCACCCTTGAAATGGAAAAACCGAGAAATGCAGATggaaaaccctacaagtgcccccact ATAGAGCAACATACGGGCCTAGTACGTATCAGGCAattcagaaaaaagaaaagcatCACAGACGAAGAGACTGCGGATGTGGAAACGGAGCCGAGCAAGGAAAGAAAGACATCCTGGGAGGAAACATGCAGTGA